The Drosophila biarmipes strain raj3 chromosome 2L, RU_DBia_V1.1, whole genome shotgun sequence genome has a window encoding:
- the LOC108032683 gene encoding uncharacterized protein LOC108032683, with amino-acid sequence MFLQCPSILGGSHICPLDGDWSQSTENSSDVLDESRVSSESCYGPSCRLKFALLEYKQFKAARVIQCHVRGYLVRKCLDRRAQAATTISRWWRGFWVRRVKFASIQLLLQQRINQYHHDMATKIQALFRGWMTRQYFQDFQGMKSLRMQYAEDMLSALYRNLYKMRKNHLLPGVYALRETDLLSKIEDLSSTFGFRFHNGRVRAAIAMKRTFINDRRNEFIRSCTYSKAPYPGPYSDNLPAAEFTLPKKIGPRLQRTILVYDKSMRDKHVEKVYMNYSTKRRISMNVLREGKRNRFCKDFIRRIMANKRMARKQVDRKAIQIFLDDLLSAADEYNCFCKPRITVDSLCE; translated from the exons ATGTTCTTACAGTGTCCCTCGATTTTGGGAGGATCCCACATCTGTCCACTTGATGGCGATTGGAGTCAGAGCACGGAGAATTCAAGCGATGTATTGGATGAGTCAAGGGTCAGCTCCGAGTCCTGCTACGGGCCATCCTGTCGCCTGAAGTTCGCCCTGCTGGAGTACAAACAGTTCAAGGCCGCCAGGGTCATCCAGTGCCACGTGAGGGGATATCTGGTCAGGAAGTGCCTCGACCGACGGGCCCAGGCGGCCACCACGATCAGCAGGTGGTGGCGCGGCTTCTGGGTGCGCCGCGTCAAGTTCGCCAGcatccagctgctgctgcagcagcggaTCAACCAGTACCACCACGACATGGCCACCAAAATACAGGCCCTCTTCCGCGGCTGGATGACCCGCCAGTACTTCCAGGACTTCCAGGGCATGAAGTCGCTGCGAATGCAGTACGCCGAGGACATGCTGAGCGCGCTCTACAGGAACCTCTACAAGATGCGCAAGAATCATCTGCTGCCGGGCGTCTATGCGCTGCGTGAAACTGA CTTGCTATCGAAGATCGAGGATCTTTCCAGTACCTTTGGCTTCCGCTTCCATAACGGACGTGTTCGAGCGGCCATTGCCATGAAGCGAACCTTCATTAACGACCGGCGAAATGAGTTCATAAGGTCCTGTACCTATTCCAAGGCCCCGTATCCGGGACCATATTCAGATAACCTTCCAGCTGCAGAGTTTACCTTGCCGAAAAAGATTGGACCGCGCTTGCAGCGCACTATCTTGGTGTACGACAAGTCCATGAGGGACAAGCACGTGGAAAAGGTCTACATGAACTATTCTACCA AACGTCGTATTAGTATGAATGTCCTGCGTGAGGGCAAGCGCAACCGTTTCTGCAAGGACTTCATAAGGCGAATCATGGCCAATAAGCGCATGGCCCGAAAGCAAGTGGACCGCAAAGCGATTCAGATCTTTCTAGATGATCTCCTGTCGGCCGCCGATGAGTACAATTGCTTCTGCAAGCCCAGGATCACAGTGGATAGCTTGTGCGAATAG
- the LOC108032681 gene encoding uncharacterized protein LOC108032681 isoform X2 has product MAHYQRAAILIQTLYRGWWSRKHIFDLTVLKSLQNTLAKDLIHTLVKDLHSSKKSDLLPGVYTIRDSRICLKTLEQLMATFGYRYYNAQACYKMNKSLATVAQGRKTFKASEYLTDIPYAGFNDRGFCVNKQVSSPSLNPRDNDHFELIRTFLAGYRKMDMSITAKIEQKAINAAEELRLEKIRQRDNKKKSFVKRIFLDMKNWHNPNGEPFIPSFIFKKNDMVAVLDNAKKALEAVFGQLEPCVCPTTDDLDHLANPQ; this is encoded by the exons ATGGCCCATTACCAAAGAGCTGCCATCCTGATTCAGACCCTCTATCGCGGCTGGTGGTCGCGAAAGCACATCTTCGATCTTACTGTTCTGAAGAGCCTGCAGAACACTCTGGCCAAGGACCTCATACACACTTTGGTCAAGGACTTGCACTCGTCCAAGAAATCTGACCTGCTGCCTGGCGTTTACACGATACGAGATTCGCG CATTTGCCTAAAAACATTGGAACAGCTGATGGCAACATTCGGATATCGGTATTATAACGCCCAGGCCTGCTATAAAATGAACAAATCTTTGGCGACGGTGGCCCAGGGACGAAAGACATTCAAGGCATCTGAATATTTGACTGATATACCTTATGCCGGATTTAATGACCGCGGCTTTTGTGTAAATAAGCAAGTCTCCAGTCCGAGCCTAAATCCAAGAGATAATGATCATTTTGAGTTGATTCGCACTTTTCTGGCCGGCTACCGAAAAATGGACATGTCAATAACGGCTAAGATCGAACAAAAAGCCATCAATGCTGCTGAAGAACTTC GTTTAGAAAAAATTAGACAGAGGGACAACAAAAAGAAGAGTTTTGTGAAGCGCATTTTCCTTGACATGAAAAACTGGCACAATCCGAATGGGGAGCCATTTATTCCCAGCTtcattttcaagaaaaatgacATGGTTGCAGTTCTGGATAATGCCAAAAAGGCCCTGGAAGCTGTGTTTGGTCAACTGGAGCCCTGTGTTTGTCCCACAACCGATGACTTAGACCACCTTGCCAACCCGCAATAG
- the LOC108032681 gene encoding uncharacterized protein LOC108032681 isoform X1, whose product MPKPTRIASVLFTVKSSNLSVVPEDEDFGDMEEGAGLKSNSSLNTNLTRVQTLILDYKQFRAARTIQRYARGWIVRSRHRKLEQSAIVIQKWWRRFQAQRNLLFVVEKALQAAIMAHYQRAAILIQTLYRGWWSRKHIFDLTVLKSLQNTLAKDLIHTLVKDLHSSKKSDLLPGVYTIRDSRICLKTLEQLMATFGYRYYNAQACYKMNKSLATVAQGRKTFKASEYLTDIPYAGFNDRGFCVNKQVSSPSLNPRDNDHFELIRTFLAGYRKMDMSITAKIEQKAINAAEELRLEKIRQRDNKKKSFVKRIFLDMKNWHNPNGEPFIPSFIFKKNDMVAVLDNAKKALEAVFGQLEPCVCPTTDDLDHLANPQ is encoded by the exons ATGCCGAAGCCCACAAGAATAGCTTCAGTGCTGTTCACTGT aAAATCGAGTAACTTGTCGGTGGTCCCCGAAGATGAGGACTTCGGGGATATGGAGGAAGGTGCTGGGCTGAAAAGTAACAGCAGCCTGAACACAAACTTAACACG AGTTCAAACTTTAATTTTGGACTACAAGCAGTTTAGGGCAGCTCGCACTATTCAGCGCTATGCTCGAGGCTGGATAGTTCGCAGTCGTCATAGAAAACTCGAGCAGTCTGCGATCGTAATTCAGAAGTGGTGGCGTCGTTTCCAGGCCCAGAGGAATTTGCTTTTCGTGGTCGAAAAGGCATTGCAAGCGGCTATAATGGCCCATTACCAAAGAGCTGCCATCCTGATTCAGACCCTCTATCGCGGCTGGTGGTCGCGAAAGCACATCTTCGATCTTACTGTTCTGAAGAGCCTGCAGAACACTCTGGCCAAGGACCTCATACACACTTTGGTCAAGGACTTGCACTCGTCCAAGAAATCTGACCTGCTGCCTGGCGTTTACACGATACGAGATTCGCG CATTTGCCTAAAAACATTGGAACAGCTGATGGCAACATTCGGATATCGGTATTATAACGCCCAGGCCTGCTATAAAATGAACAAATCTTTGGCGACGGTGGCCCAGGGACGAAAGACATTCAAGGCATCTGAATATTTGACTGATATACCTTATGCCGGATTTAATGACCGCGGCTTTTGTGTAAATAAGCAAGTCTCCAGTCCGAGCCTAAATCCAAGAGATAATGATCATTTTGAGTTGATTCGCACTTTTCTGGCCGGCTACCGAAAAATGGACATGTCAATAACGGCTAAGATCGAACAAAAAGCCATCAATGCTGCTGAAGAACTTC GTTTAGAAAAAATTAGACAGAGGGACAACAAAAAGAAGAGTTTTGTGAAGCGCATTTTCCTTGACATGAAAAACTGGCACAATCCGAATGGGGAGCCATTTATTCCCAGCTtcattttcaagaaaaatgacATGGTTGCAGTTCTGGATAATGCCAAAAAGGCCCTGGAAGCTGTGTTTGGTCAACTGGAGCCCTGTGTTTGTCCCACAACCGATGACTTAGACCACCTTGCCAACCCGCAATAG